The following are encoded together in the Pseudomonas sediminis genome:
- the ung gene encoding uracil-DNA glycosylase has product MTDDRIKLEASWKHALREEFDKPYMSELRAFLQAEKAAGKEIYPPGPLIFNALNSTPLDQVKVVIIGQDPYHGPGQAHGLCFSVQPGVQTPPSLVNIYKELKRDLNIDIPAHGYLQSWADQGVLLLNTSLTVERANAGSHAGKGWQFFTDRVIEVVSEHQDKLVFLLWGSHAQGKQRLIDPTKHLVLRSPHPSPLSAHRGFIGNGHFSRCNQFLSQNGMTPIDWRLPAL; this is encoded by the coding sequence ATGACCGACGATCGCATCAAGCTCGAAGCCAGCTGGAAACACGCGCTGCGTGAGGAGTTCGACAAGCCTTACATGAGCGAGCTGCGTGCGTTCCTGCAGGCGGAGAAGGCGGCCGGCAAGGAAATCTATCCGCCGGGCCCACTGATCTTCAATGCGCTCAATTCCACGCCGCTGGATCAGGTCAAGGTGGTGATCATCGGCCAGGACCCGTACCACGGTCCCGGTCAGGCCCATGGCCTGTGCTTCTCCGTGCAGCCGGGCGTGCAGACGCCGCCGTCACTGGTGAATATCTACAAGGAGCTCAAGCGCGACCTGAACATCGACATTCCGGCCCATGGTTACCTGCAGAGCTGGGCCGATCAGGGCGTGCTGCTGCTCAACACCTCGTTGACCGTCGAGCGCGCCAACGCTGGCTCGCATGCGGGCAAGGGCTGGCAGTTCTTTACCGACCGGGTGATCGAAGTGGTCAGCGAGCATCAGGACAAGCTGGTGTTCCTGCTCTGGGGCAGCCACGCTCAGGGCAAGCAGCGCCTGATCGACCCGACCAAGCACCTGGTGCTGCGCTCGCCGCACCCGTCACCGTTGTCGGCGCATCGCGGCTTCATTGGTAACGGCCACTTCAGCCGTTGCAATCAGTTCCTCAGCCAGAATGGCATGACGCCCATCGACTGGCGCTTGCCGGCGCTCTGA
- the livH gene encoding high-affinity branched-chain amino acid ABC transporter permease LivH: MPDLYHYLQQLLNGLTIGSTYALIAIGYTMVYGIIGMINFAHGEVYMIGSYVAFTVIAGLAMFGLEAVPFVMIAAFAATMIVTSAYGYSIERVAYRPLRGGNRLIPLISAIGMSIFLQNAVLLSQDSKDKAIPSLLPGNFILGESAANGVVVSYMQVLIFIVTFVTMIALTLFISRSRLGRACRACAEDLKMANLLGINTNNIIALTFVIGAALAAIASVLLGMNYGVINPHLGFLAGIKAFTAAVLGGIGSIPGAVLGGLLLGVAEAFGADIFGDQYKDVVAFSLLVLVLLFRPTGILGRPEVEKV, translated from the coding sequence ATGCCTGATCTTTATCACTACCTGCAACAGTTGCTCAATGGCCTGACCATTGGCAGCACCTATGCCCTGATCGCCATCGGCTACACCATGGTCTACGGCATCATCGGCATGATCAACTTCGCCCACGGCGAGGTTTACATGATTGGCTCGTACGTAGCCTTCACCGTTATCGCCGGCCTCGCCATGTTCGGCCTGGAAGCAGTGCCCTTCGTGATGATCGCGGCCTTCGCCGCCACCATGATCGTCACCAGCGCCTACGGTTACAGCATCGAACGGGTGGCCTATCGCCCCCTGCGCGGTGGCAACCGCCTGATCCCACTGATCTCCGCGATCGGTATGTCGATTTTCCTGCAGAACGCCGTGTTGCTTTCGCAGGACTCCAAGGACAAGGCCATCCCCAGCCTGCTGCCGGGCAACTTCATCCTTGGTGAAAGCGCGGCCAACGGCGTGGTGGTGTCCTACATGCAGGTGCTGATCTTCATCGTCACCTTCGTCACCATGATCGCGCTGACCCTGTTCATCTCGCGTTCGCGTCTGGGCCGCGCCTGCCGCGCCTGCGCCGAAGACCTGAAGATGGCCAACCTGCTCGGTATCAATACCAACAACATCATTGCCCTGACCTTCGTCATCGGTGCGGCACTGGCTGCCATCGCCTCTGTACTGCTGGGCATGAACTACGGCGTGATCAACCCGCACCTTGGCTTCCTCGCCGGCATCAAGGCCTTCACCGCTGCGGTACTCGGTGGTATCGGCAGCATTCCTGGCGCGGTGCTCGGCGGCCTGCTGCTGGGCGTGGCTGAAGCCTTCGGCGCCGATATCTTCGGTGATCAATACAAGGACGTCGTGGCATTCAGCCTGCTGGTGCTGGTGCTGCTGTTCCGCCCGACCGGCATCCTCGGCCGTCCTGAGGTGGAAAAAGTATGA
- a CDS encoding branched-chain amino acid ABC transporter substrate-binding protein, translating to MNKAKQISKLFAAMALAGAASYSMAADNIKIALAGPVTGAVAQYGEMQFIGAKMAIEQINKAGGVNGAQLEGVVYDDACDPKQAVAVANKIVNDGVKFVVGHLCSSSTQPASDIYEDEGILMITAASTSPDITARGYELVFRTIGLDSLQGPTAGNFIADHIKPKTVAVIHDKQQYGEGIATAVKQTLESKGVKVSLFEGINAGDKDFSALIAKLNQAGVDFVYYGGYHPELGLLLRQTKERGLNVKFMGPEGVGNSEISAIAGPASEGLLVTLPKSFDQDPKNQALVEAFKAKNEDSSGPFVFPAYAAVQVIAEGIEKAGDTDTAKVAAALRSNSFDTPTGTLAFDEKGDLKDFSFVVYEWHQDGTKSEAK from the coding sequence ATGAACAAGGCTAAGCAGATTTCCAAGCTGTTCGCGGCAATGGCACTGGCGGGGGCGGCCAGTTATTCGATGGCAGCCGACAACATCAAGATCGCCCTGGCTGGCCCGGTAACCGGCGCAGTTGCCCAGTACGGCGAAATGCAGTTCATCGGCGCCAAGATGGCCATCGAGCAGATCAACAAGGCTGGCGGCGTGAATGGCGCCCAGCTCGAAGGCGTGGTCTACGACGACGCCTGCGATCCCAAGCAGGCCGTTGCCGTGGCTAACAAGATCGTCAACGACGGCGTCAAGTTCGTGGTTGGCCACCTGTGCTCCAGCTCCACTCAGCCGGCCTCGGACATCTACGAAGACGAAGGCATCCTGATGATCACCGCGGCCTCCACCAGCCCGGACATCACCGCTCGCGGTTACGAACTGGTGTTCCGCACCATCGGCCTGGACAGCCTGCAAGGCCCGACCGCAGGCAACTTCATCGCTGACCACATCAAGCCGAAGACCGTTGCCGTCATCCACGACAAGCAGCAGTACGGTGAAGGCATCGCCACTGCAGTCAAGCAGACCCTGGAAAGCAAAGGCGTGAAGGTTTCCCTGTTCGAAGGCATCAACGCCGGCGACAAGGACTTCTCCGCACTGATCGCCAAGCTCAATCAAGCGGGCGTCGATTTCGTCTACTACGGCGGCTACCACCCGGAACTGGGCCTGCTGCTGCGCCAGACCAAAGAGCGCGGCCTGAACGTCAAGTTCATGGGTCCGGAAGGCGTCGGCAACTCCGAAATCTCCGCCATTGCCGGCCCGGCTTCCGAAGGTCTGCTGGTAACCCTGCCGAAGTCCTTCGACCAGGATCCGAAGAACCAGGCGCTGGTAGAAGCCTTCAAGGCCAAGAACGAAGACTCGAGCGGTCCGTTCGTGTTCCCGGCCTACGCTGCTGTTCAGGTGATCGCCGAAGGCATCGAGAAAGCCGGCGACACCGATACCGCCAAGGTAGCAGCTGCGCTGCGCTCCAACAGCTTCGACACTCCCACCGGCACCCTGGCCTTCGACGAGAAGGGCGACCTGAAGGACTTCAGCTTCGTGGTGTACGAGTGGCACCAGGACGGCACCAAGTCCGAAGCCAAGTAA
- a CDS encoding DUF6279 family lipoprotein: MRKPLLLLLAITLLLGACSRVGLAYRNLDWLIPWKLGDYVALTSEQSAWFKPQLQEHLAWHCSVELPRYLDWLQRSQQALSSSDSELMASQLADFEQAMQRIAVEITPSTIELLRGLSPRQVDQLLAAIDEQNAKLREEFLEPSVQEQISRRAERMEERLQPWFGTLNAEQRERVQSWAQGLGEQNQIWLENRMAWQQALREALEVRRGDDFAARMTALLQQRERFYTSAYQASFDKNRQAMAEMIVDLVAQADSKQMARADKRLKSLHADLAAQQCKADQAVARR, translated from the coding sequence ATGCGCAAGCCTCTGCTCCTGCTATTGGCCATCACCCTGCTGCTGGGCGCGTGCAGCCGTGTCGGCCTGGCCTATCGCAACCTCGATTGGCTGATCCCGTGGAAGCTGGGCGACTACGTGGCGCTGACCAGCGAGCAGAGCGCCTGGTTCAAACCCCAGCTGCAAGAACATTTGGCCTGGCATTGCAGCGTCGAGCTGCCGCGCTATCTCGACTGGCTGCAACGCAGTCAGCAGGCACTGAGTAGCAGTGACAGCGAGCTGATGGCCAGCCAGTTGGCCGACTTCGAACAAGCCATGCAGCGCATCGCTGTGGAAATAACCCCCAGCACCATCGAGCTGCTGCGCGGCCTCAGCCCGCGTCAGGTCGATCAGCTGTTGGCGGCCATCGACGAGCAAAACGCCAAGCTGCGTGAGGAGTTTCTCGAGCCGTCCGTGCAGGAGCAGATCAGCCGGCGCGCCGAGCGCATGGAGGAGCGCCTGCAACCCTGGTTCGGCACCTTGAACGCCGAGCAGCGCGAGCGGGTGCAGAGCTGGGCACAGGGCCTAGGGGAACAGAACCAGATCTGGCTGGAAAACCGCATGGCCTGGCAACAGGCACTGCGTGAGGCGCTGGAAGTGCGCCGTGGCGACGACTTCGCTGCGCGCATGACTGCCCTGCTGCAACAGCGCGAGCGCTTCTACACCAGCGCCTACCAGGCCAGCTTTGATAAGAATCGTCAGGCCATGGCCGAGATGATCGTCGACCTGGTCGCCCAGGCTGACTCAAAACAGATGGCGCGAGCCGACAAGCGCCTGAAAAGCCTTCATGCCGATCTGGCTGCGCAGCAGTGCAAAGCTGATCAGGCAGTTGCGCGGCGCTAA
- a CDS encoding HDOD domain-containing protein — translation MSLSPEAIRFALLTRFLKGQAKVPQMPEAAMRIRQLLDDPRTSLEQLARVINSDPPLAAYLMQFAESPLIRGARPCVSMRDLLARIGTRQLGTLILGFTARNLFASEEKALQQAFRQRWRKARERAAFCAALAQRCNQPLDEAMLAGLLQDIGSLPLLAELEHWPDFPRDAEPLDGLCDYLSGDIGALVLTRWQVPTTLIECARQRNKWLHDHDGKADLTDLVLLASALQIQPAKLSEPLPAQRRLGLEQPLASLREELLAEQQLWLRMLA, via the coding sequence ATGTCGCTGTCCCCCGAAGCCATCCGCTTCGCCCTGCTCACCCGCTTTCTCAAAGGTCAGGCCAAAGTGCCGCAAATGCCGGAAGCGGCCATGCGCATTCGCCAACTGCTGGACGACCCACGCACCTCGCTGGAACAACTGGCGCGGGTGATCAACAGTGATCCCCCGCTGGCCGCCTATCTCATGCAGTTCGCCGAAAGCCCGTTGATTCGTGGGGCGCGGCCCTGCGTGTCGATGCGCGACCTGCTCGCCCGAATCGGCACCCGCCAACTTGGCACGCTGATACTGGGGTTCACCGCGCGCAATCTCTTCGCCAGCGAAGAAAAAGCCCTGCAGCAAGCCTTTCGCCAGCGCTGGCGCAAGGCTCGCGAACGTGCCGCGTTCTGTGCCGCCCTGGCGCAGCGCTGCAACCAGCCACTCGATGAAGCCATGCTCGCTGGCCTGCTGCAGGATATCGGCAGCCTGCCATTGCTCGCGGAGCTGGAGCATTGGCCGGATTTCCCGCGTGATGCCGAGCCGTTGGATGGGCTCTGCGATTACCTCTCCGGAGACATCGGTGCGCTGGTGCTGACGCGCTGGCAGGTACCGACCACGCTGATCGAGTGCGCCAGGCAACGTAACAAATGGCTGCACGATCACGACGGCAAAGCCGACCTGACCGACCTGGTGCTGCTGGCCAGCGCGTTGCAGATACAACCGGCGAAGCTGTCCGAGCCCCTGCCCGCGCAGCGCCGACTGGGGCTTGAACAACCACTGGCCAGCCTGCGCGAAGAGCTACTGGCCGAGCAACAGCTGTGGCTGCGCATGCTGGCCTGA
- a CDS encoding AraC family transcriptional regulator, producing MRVETSNWPLPVGGQRFITPPRLRRLLARHALSAGCYPLAIGFYPDATGHQMRRAQPDDHLLIYCRSGKGWLETSDGRFEVAAGDLLLLPKDAAHAYGADLHNPWTIYWVHFDGSFGEDFLRLLGTQTLRRIGVQPRLIGDFEALLGLQRQGLNALPFIHAAHRLQAMLSSLAVLPARVNLKSGRVLDIEAVQAVMREHLHGSLNLDELAAQFKLSRFHFAKTYRALTGHAPIQDFIQLKMALACRLLDRGDAEVRQVAEQLGYDDPYYFSRLFRKVVGMAPSHYRALHQG from the coding sequence ATGCGGGTGGAAACCTCCAATTGGCCGTTGCCTGTCGGTGGGCAACGCTTCATCACGCCACCGCGCCTGCGCCGCCTGCTGGCGCGCCATGCCTTGAGCGCTGGGTGCTATCCATTGGCCATCGGCTTCTACCCCGATGCAACCGGTCACCAGATGCGCCGCGCGCAACCGGATGACCATCTGCTGATCTACTGCCGCTCGGGCAAGGGGTGGTTGGAAACATCGGATGGACGATTTGAGGTCGCTGCTGGCGATTTGTTGCTGCTGCCCAAGGACGCTGCGCATGCCTATGGCGCTGACCTGCATAACCCCTGGACGATCTACTGGGTGCACTTCGACGGCAGCTTTGGCGAAGACTTCCTGCGCCTACTGGGCACGCAAACGCTGCGGCGTATCGGCGTGCAGCCGCGGCTGATCGGAGACTTCGAGGCGTTGCTGGGTTTGCAGCGCCAGGGCCTCAACGCTTTGCCCTTCATTCATGCTGCGCACCGTTTGCAGGCGATGCTCAGCTCGCTGGCCGTGCTACCGGCGCGGGTCAACCTCAAGTCCGGGCGCGTGCTGGATATCGAGGCGGTGCAGGCGGTGATGCGCGAGCACCTACACGGCAGCCTCAACCTCGATGAGCTGGCTGCACAGTTCAAGCTGTCGCGCTTTCACTTCGCCAAGACCTACCGCGCGCTGACCGGCCATGCGCCGATCCAGGATTTCATTCAGTTGAAGATGGCCCTGGCCTGTCGCCTGCTCGACCGTGGCGATGCCGAAGTGCGTCAGGTCGCCGAGCAGCTTGGCTACGACGATCCCTATTACTTCTCACGGCTGTTTCGCAAGGTGGTGGGCATGGCGCCCAGTCATTACCGGGCGCTGCATCAGGGGTAG
- the livG gene encoding high-affinity branched-chain amino acid ABC transporter ATP-binding protein LivG, with translation MSRTILEVSGLSMRFGGLLAVNGVGLNVKEKQVVSMIGPNGAGKTTVFNCLTGFYQPSSGSIRLNGEAIEGLPGHKIARKGVVRTFQNVRLFKDMTAVENLLVAQHRHLNTGYLAGLFKTPGFRRSEREAMDFAAYWLEQVNLVDFANRSAGTLAYGQQRRLEIARCMMTRPSILMLDEPAAGLNPRETEDLKALISVLRDEHNVTVLLIEHDMKLVMSISDHIYVINQGTPLADGTPDDIRNNPDVIKAYLGEA, from the coding sequence ATGAGCCGCACGATTCTCGAAGTAAGCGGCCTGTCCATGCGTTTCGGCGGCCTGCTGGCCGTCAACGGGGTGGGCCTGAACGTCAAGGAAAAGCAGGTGGTCTCTATGATCGGCCCGAATGGTGCCGGCAAGACCACCGTGTTCAACTGCCTGACCGGCTTCTACCAGCCGAGCTCCGGCAGCATCCGCCTCAATGGCGAAGCGATCGAAGGCCTGCCCGGCCACAAGATCGCCCGCAAAGGTGTGGTACGGACTTTCCAGAACGTACGTCTGTTCAAGGACATGACGGCGGTGGAAAACCTGCTGGTGGCCCAGCATCGCCACCTCAACACCGGCTACCTGGCCGGCCTGTTCAAGACCCCGGGGTTTCGCCGCAGCGAACGCGAGGCCATGGATTTTGCCGCCTACTGGCTGGAGCAGGTCAACCTGGTGGACTTCGCCAACCGTAGCGCCGGCACCCTGGCCTATGGTCAGCAGCGTCGCCTGGAAATCGCCCGCTGCATGATGACGCGCCCGAGCATCCTCATGCTCGACGAGCCGGCCGCCGGTCTCAACCCGCGTGAAACCGAAGACCTGAAAGCGCTGATCAGCGTGCTGCGTGACGAGCACAATGTCACCGTGCTGCTGATCGAGCACGACATGAAGCTGGTGATGAGCATTTCCGACCACATCTACGTGATCAACCAGGGCACTCCCCTGGCCGACGGCACGCCGGACGATATCCGCAACAACCCGGACGTGATCAAAGCCTATCTGGGGGAGGCGTAA
- a CDS encoding ABC transporter ATP-binding protein yields the protein MLSFNNVSTFYGKIQALHDVSIEVQKGEIVTLIGANGAGKSTLLMTLCGNPRATSGSIRYMGEELVGMDTPEIMRKSIAIVPEGRRVFARLTVEENLAMGGFFGDKADNQEQLDKVLHLFPRLKERFAQRAGTMSGGEQQMLAIGRALMSKPNLLLLDEPSLGLAPIIIQQIFDIIEQLRKDGVTVFLVEQNANQALKLADRGYVLENGHIVMRGSGEELLNDPKVRDAYLGG from the coding sequence ATGCTCAGCTTCAACAACGTCTCAACCTTCTACGGCAAGATCCAGGCGCTGCACGATGTAAGCATCGAAGTGCAGAAAGGCGAGATCGTCACCCTGATCGGCGCCAACGGTGCCGGCAAGTCGACCCTGCTGATGACCCTGTGCGGCAACCCGCGCGCCACCAGTGGCAGCATCCGTTACATGGGTGAAGAGCTGGTGGGCATGGACACCCCGGAGATCATGCGCAAGAGCATCGCCATCGTGCCGGAAGGCCGTCGCGTGTTCGCCCGTCTGACCGTCGAGGAAAACCTGGCCATGGGCGGCTTCTTCGGTGACAAGGCGGACAATCAGGAGCAACTGGACAAGGTCCTGCACCTGTTCCCGCGCCTGAAGGAACGCTTCGCCCAACGCGCCGGCACCATGAGCGGCGGCGAGCAGCAGATGCTCGCCATCGGCCGTGCCTTGATGAGCAAGCCTAACCTGCTGCTGCTCGACGAGCCGTCGCTGGGTCTGGCGCCGATCATCATCCAGCAGATCTTCGACATCATCGAGCAACTGCGCAAAGACGGCGTGACCGTGTTCCTGGTCGAGCAGAACGCCAACCAGGCGCTGAAGCTGGCCGATCGCGGTTATGTGCTGGAGAACGGCCATATCGTCATGCGCGGTAGCGGCGAAGAGCTGCTCAACGACCCCAAGGTACGCGACGCCTACCTTGGCGGCTAA
- a CDS encoding high-affinity branched-chain amino acid ABC transporter permease LivM, whose product MSTAITKNLKSAIFSALLVLIISYPVLGLKLSTVGISLRVEGATAFELWCIGGAATLIFLWQLLRDRLTPAWAKLPKLPSGSGEIGNFLTLPSTQRWIILAMVMVALVWPFFASRGSVDIATLILIYVMLGLGLNIVVGLAGLLDLGYVGFYAVGAYSYAILAHYFGLGFWICLPLAGMMAALFGFLLGFPVLRLRGDYLAIVTLGFGEIIRILLRNLTEYTGGPNGLSIANENKPTLFGLSFERRVPADMPTFHGYFEIAYNSQYKVIFLYLIALLLVLLTLFLVNRLLRMPIGRAWEALREDEIACRALGLNPTVIKLSAFTIGASLAGFAGSFFAARQGLVTPESFTFIESAMILAIVVLGGMGSQLGVILAAIIMVMLQEMRELSEYRMLFFGLVMIFMMIWRPQGLLPMQRPHLELKR is encoded by the coding sequence ATGAGCACCGCCATTACCAAGAATCTCAAATCCGCGATTTTCAGCGCCCTGCTGGTGCTGATCATCTCCTACCCGGTTCTGGGCCTGAAACTCTCCACCGTCGGCATCAGCCTGCGCGTGGAAGGCGCCACCGCCTTCGAACTCTGGTGTATCGGCGGCGCTGCTACGCTGATTTTCCTTTGGCAATTGCTGCGCGACCGGCTGACCCCGGCCTGGGCCAAGCTGCCCAAACTGCCCAGCGGTTCCGGTGAGATCGGTAACTTCCTCACCCTGCCTTCCACCCAGCGCTGGATCATTCTGGCGATGGTCATGGTGGCACTGGTTTGGCCGTTCTTCGCCAGCCGCGGCTCGGTGGATATCGCCACGCTGATCCTGATCTACGTGATGCTCGGCCTCGGCCTGAACATCGTGGTCGGTCTGGCCGGTCTGCTCGACCTGGGTTACGTCGGTTTCTACGCCGTAGGCGCCTACAGCTACGCGATCCTGGCTCACTACTTCGGCCTGGGCTTCTGGATCTGCCTGCCGCTGGCCGGCATGATGGCGGCGCTGTTCGGCTTCCTGCTGGGCTTCCCGGTACTACGCCTGCGCGGTGACTACCTGGCCATCGTGACCCTCGGTTTCGGCGAGATCATCCGTATCCTGCTGCGCAACCTCACCGAGTACACCGGCGGCCCCAACGGCCTGAGCATCGCCAACGAGAACAAACCGACCCTGTTCGGTCTGTCCTTCGAGCGCCGTGTGCCGGCCGATATGCCGACCTTTCATGGCTACTTCGAAATCGCCTACAACTCGCAGTACAAGGTGATCTTCCTCTATCTGATCGCCCTGCTGCTGGTGCTGCTGACCCTGTTTCTGGTCAACCGCCTGCTGCGTATGCCGATCGGCCGTGCCTGGGAAGCGCTGCGTGAAGACGAGATTGCCTGCCGTGCGCTGGGCCTGAACCCGACCGTGATCAAGCTCTCGGCCTTCACCATCGGTGCCAGCTTGGCCGGTTTCGCCGGCAGCTTCTTCGCTGCCCGTCAGGGCCTGGTGACGCCGGAGTCGTTCACCTTCATCGAGTCGGCGATGATCCTCGCTATCGTCGTGCTGGGTGGCATGGGTTCACAGCTGGGCGTGATTCTCGCGGCCATCATCATGGTGATGCTGCAGGAGATGCGTGAGCTGAGCGAGTACCGCATGCTGTTCTTCGGTCTGGTCATGATCTTCATGATGATCTGGCGCCCGCAAGGGTTGCTGCCGATGCAACGTCCCCACCTGGAGCTGAAGCGATGA